In the Ranitomeya imitator isolate aRanImi1 chromosome 2, aRanImi1.pri, whole genome shotgun sequence genome, gtcagcttccctgcagtaAGTGCGctggacggaaagcagagcggtgacatcaccactgtgctctgctttacgggcaaaTACTTTACGGGCAAATGCTTTACCGGAAATATCATGTTTATAACACGCCAGGAAACTGTAAACATTTTTGTGTGCTACCAGATGTGCCCACTGTATTTTAtgccttatctacagaattctataatttgggccctgggtcagtggagatacatcatacccgtgtgtgtgttttgtaatgtTATCCCATCTTGCTGTGTCCAGTTTGTGCGCCTCCCTTCTTGCGATACCTCTCTTCTGTGCAGATGTACTTTCTGGTCCTGATGAGGATAGAGCAAAGTGCGCAGATGTGCATGCGCTGGGCCTGTCTCCTTTTCTTGCCTTCGCTCACTGCAGGACttacttctgccctcaacaggccggattagtgcgttgaaggaagtaggagggtggtgtcgttggctaaacattggagtggctggacacggacctgcaagtcccttctgatgtgtctggtggtttatttattgatacccttgtgttgtgccgtgttactaagggcagcattatagaatactttaGATAAAACATGAAAGGGGCTGAACACATATTATAGCGCCCATAACTGCTGAcatgttttattgtatttttgtgtgacatttctaatattcatttttgtttctttacagatttttggccacaggagagagctatacatccctgcacctccaatttagggttggtaaatccgccatctctaacattgtgaggtgcacatgtaccgtcatctggcagaagttgcagcctatagtgatgccttccccaaccgaggagacttggctgcaggttgcagcaggctttcagtctgtggccaatttcccaaactgcataggtgcagtcgatggtaaacatgtaagggttcagcagccaccacgatcaggatcacgcttctttaattataagaagtatttttcagtggtcctgatggcggtggctgatgcacattacaaatttgttgccattgacgttggtgcctatggtagtactggggattctcgggtgttgcgaacgtcacagattgggatgcaaattcttcaagatggcggaacgctcccagccccaagacctttgccgggttccacacatccagtaccctttgtgatggtatcggatgaggcgtttcccttaacgacaaccctgctgcgcccatacccacgaaggggactgaatgcccggcaaaggatttttaattatcggctgagtcgtgcacacagatatgtggaatgcacctttgggatcatgactagtcagtggaggatctttcacacacccatccagttggacacagacaccgttgacactgtgattaaggcttgctgtgtactccacaactatgctcgtgagtacaacactgacgtagatgtggagtaccagcagccaatatttaatccagtggtcaacgtgggtctgggaaggccgtccaactcgggtgtgcgtgtgagagaatccttcactgactacttcatgagtccagaaggtgccgtgcactggcaatactcctgtgctggtgttgggcaGCCTGAGCAGCAGAGAAGGATGGAAGAACATTGACTGACCAAGATGGGAAGATCTATACCAAAAGATAGAAGATGTCAAGATCCCTATTAATCAAAATCAACATCGATATTCAATTttgtttgttgtatttttttggggaacaaaataatttgtaatttttatttatggttaataaaaaaattcttattttaattTGGTTGTTTTTGGATTGAATAAGTATTGTATATATAAAATTCTTAATTAATGATTATTctccatcccattgtccagtgcgcatacagccatcacactatgtccatcccatagtccagcccCCATATAGCCATGACACCGTACACCTGTCAGCTAAATATGTAAAGTATCTAAAAATCAGAGATGACATTTGATCAACATTAATTTATTTAACAAGCAACTAAATTTTTCCAAACAGTTGAGaaaaattttttcaatatgaaaaaCTGAACTAACTTTTTCAAAAACAATTGCATCTTAATGCAAGTAGGTGTATTCCTGGGAACACCCATATGAGCTACTTGTGTCAGTCATGAAAGATTGACTTGCTGATGGTCCCAGGCTTGTGTTTCCTCCTCCAGAAAAATTCTGTGCCGGTTGGGTGTAGGAAGACGCTCTATAGTGCGGTTCACTGGGTTTCGGTCGTGGGCGAAAGAGTCCGAAAACCCCCGTCAAAACATTCTCATATGACTCaattggagcagggtcctccagagcggtgagggatgtttggcacagagacatgaagagagactgcctatccggtggcagtgAGCGTGCCTTTCGGGCAATGGTCAATGCAAAAAAGTCACACTGGTCCTCACTTGAGGATTGTTTCAGTAAATCAAGTGTGTCACTGGCCATCTTCTcagttttatcatttttttttttttttttaatggactctcctgccaccggatagggagctctcttctctgttaccacagcttctgacgaaccagatgatccaacagctgctgcagttgatgtgcctgcagcagctgctggacatgcggcttcagcagaagctgtggtaagagatggagaaattgtccctcccgctcccgaggaagtgcctgctccatcagtgcctgctccatcttcggagtggtcatccacaggaggcgggttggaaaggtttccctcagtcctgtgtgagaaaaggaaaaaaattattaaTCATGACCGCTGCGGAGGAGCAACATTTTAGGAACAGCATAAAGGCCGATTACTCCTAAACGCAGTTTATTTTTTTGCATGTGTGCTGATAATGCATGTTTTGATTTAACACATGCGTTATCACAACATGCTAGCCAAACAATGTGCTAGTTATCTTGCGCAGTCAAAGTGccaacacaagataaatagacacggTGTAGTGCCATACCTCTCACAACTCCATCTTTGGAATGATAGCGCAGACAGGATTTTGGAAAATGCTCTCTTCACTATGGTATAAATTCTGGATGCTGCGGCAGGACACAGGGTTCAATACGCAGTCAACTGTGCTACACCACATGGCAACATTGATGAGGCTACATATATATTAGTGGTTTATAACCTACCTCCGCAAAGTCCGGCTTGTGAGCAGGAACTGCAGTTCATCGTAAAAAGGAAAGGTTATTCGACTTGGAGAAGATCCACTCCGGTCACATGTATTGATGAATTTATTGTACCGGTCACGAACTGACCTCCATCTCTGCTTGAcatttttttctaagaaaaaaaaacatatatatattttcaaagtaaatgtatcataaactctaataataataatattaataataatcggtAACAATATAATTACCAATTTCCAATTGGTTTGCAATGGACAGGGAATCCCACTCCGGATAGAGGTCCCTCACAATCTTGGTCCAGCAATGGTCTCGGAAATATTTGTCCTTGTAGGACACATCAGCGGCATCCCATATACAAGGTATATCGCGAACCTACAATGAATAGAATAGTGTCATTACATACTATATCCAAATGATAAGtaatctaaaagggaacctgtcacccccaaaatgggaactgtagataagccctcgatgtttcCTCTAAGATGatcaaaagaggttagattatagtgaCACAGGGGCGGTAACGGACCGATGGGCGTTGCTGTCCGGTCCATCCTCTCCCATCTTGTTGttatgacgtcctcttgtattcacactgcggctcctgcgcaggcgtactttgtctgccctgttgagggcattacgttgcattactgcagtacgttgctgtgccctcaccagggagatgagccacagcgtgaatacaagaggacgtcatcataagaagatgggaggggctGTACCAGACCGCCACGCTCATTGGACCGGTActgaccctgggtgagtataatctaacctcttttaatcatctttgaggatacatcgggggcttatctacagtataccagaatgggtagataagcccctgatgccggtgggcttagctcaacttccatgttggagttaagaggtttccttacagcacaaatgtttaaaaatttgacattgcatttcacacgtcagtggctccggtacgtgaggtgacagttttatcacgtacctgagacactgactcacgtagacactttaaaatcaatgtatctctacagatgtcagcgtgttttcaaggaccgtgtgtccgttttcaaaacacggagacatgtcagtatttgtgggagcgcacggattacacggacccattaaagtcaatgggtccgtgtaaacacgtaccgcacacggatgttgtctgtgtgccatccgtgtgcattttttctgtcatagtgttaacattgaaaaaattgttgcaatgcaaggacacagacacaaaagcagacacacggacatcacacggatccctccCAAATAAaaatacgtagggtccccctatatttttaggccagaaaggctaggcagacagccgtgggccaatatttgaggcccgggaaggggttaaaatacccatggctgttcccaggctatgaatattaacccacagctgtctgcgtagcctttctggccctaaaatatagggggccccgaaaaaaaaagtgttggggtccccctatatttttaggccagaaaggctaggcagacagccgtgggccaatatttgaggcccgggaaggggttaaaatacccatggctgttcccaggctatgaatattaacccacagctgtctgcgtagcctttctggcactaaaatatagagggccccgaaaaaaaaagtgttggggtccccctatatttttaggccagaaaggctacgcagacagccgtgggcttatattcatagcctaggaaaggggccatggatatttgcccccccctggctacaaatataagcccgcacccgccccggaaaaggcgcatcaaaaagatgcgccaattccggcacttagcccctctcttcccactcccgtgtagcggtgggatatggggtaatgaggggttaatgccaccttgctattgtaaggtggcattaagcccggttaataatggagaggcgtcaatgagacgcctatccattattaagccaatgaaagggttaaaaaaaacccacaaagactagagaaaaatattttaatgaaataaagacacccactttttgaccattttttattgtacgcttaatccatcctgaagaccctcgacctgaaaaaaaggcaaaataaaaaaacaaattcatactccttggccctgtccgcagaaatccatcgagggtcccacgaagatcttccatggagaacagacacatccagagatgtgtctgctctccacggctgcagcaacacactgacaggagccatagttcctgtcggtgtgtcactgcgcatgcgcgagcgagtttaccggcggtcattgaccccggcactctcgcttaacggcagtgctgcgtgggaaagttcaacgcagctgtactgccgttaaccgagacgccggcgccattgagctccggaacagtacgcgatacactgctaggagcttcgctcctggcagtgtatcaccggagagcaggagatcgtcgtgggacactcggttttggattctgcggacagggagtatgaatttggtttatttttttgggatttttttctatggacgagggcttcgcctacaagtgtggtgttggtgagtatatactctatgttttatgtactgtgtgtcatgtatgtcacgtttattgtgtgtgtattgtgtgtgatgtgtgatgtgttttgtgttttgttttaccGTACAATTGTGctaaagtcgccggacacagggacaactctcccatcctaatatcggatgggagtagtagtcccatacggtGATTTAACACAATTGGGTggcactatcgtcgcatggggacacacacacacacacacagacacacacagactttacacacatatacacatacataccaaatcgatcaagcgaccgacatcgatccccatgcgacgatatgcctccatcatgacagccacactccgcccacgcacttccgcccacgcacttcctcctgcttccccgcacttccggctgtagcggtttctgcaccacaaaaccgcagaaaacccgcagatattttttcatctgcgggttttactgcgggtttgaccctcacaatggaggtcaatgggtgcagaaccgctgcagttccgcaaaaagaagtgacatgctgcggaatgaaaaccgctgcgtttctgcacggtttttcccgcagcatgtgcacagcggtttgcggtttccataggtttacatgtaaatgtaaacgctgtggaaactgcagcggacccgcagcggcaaaatcgctgcggttccgcggtaaaaaccgcaacgtgtgaatatagccttaatgtTTGCCTTGGGATTATTTGTTAATATTTCTGATTCTAAATCCACCCATTTTTTTTTATGAATATGGTGATAAAGATCTAAGAGGCAGGTTCCAAGAGAGGCATAATTGTAAAGTAAAAAATTGGGAAGACTCAATCCTCCCTTTTGTTTGGGTCTGCTTAATAGCTGATATGACAAACGAGGGCGTCTGCCCGACCATACATATCTTGTAATCATTGTCttgagtctggagaaaaaggaGGCGGGTAGGACCATAGGAATAGTCTGGAAAAAATAAAGGAGACGTGGTATTAGGTCCACTTTTATAGTATTGATCCTCCCAAGCCAGGATATATGCAATTTATTCCATTTTTCCAGATCAAGTTCTGCTCTACGAAGGGCTATTTTATGATTGGCCTCGTATAACTGTGACGTCTTAGAGGTTAGGTTTATGCCCAGGTATCTAAGGGAATCCACACGCCATTTAAACGGGAAAGAGTGTAGCTGAGAAGCAAGGGAGGATGGCAAAGAGATATTTAATATTTCGGATTTATGGGAgttaattttaaaattgcaaaGTTGACCAAAGCGATGCAGTTCTGATAAAATATTGGGCAAAGTGGTTATGGGGGAGGTAATGAACATGAGCACGTAGTCAGCAAAAAGTGCCAACTTGTGCTCTTCTGAGAGAATCTTCACCCCTTTTATAGATGGGTTGTTACGGATCGCGTTGGCCAAATGTTCCATAGTCAATACATATAGCAAGGGAGAACGAGGGCACCCCTGTCTCGTGTAGTTTCGTATAAGCAAGGGATCTGACAAGGAGCCATTGACTTTAATCTGTGCAGAAGGAGATTCATAAAGGGCCATAATACTCCTCAGAGTTTTCTTTCTTAATCCGATACCCTCCAGAGTTTGGTACATAAACTCCCAACCCACCCTATCGAAAGCCTTTTCGGCGTCGACTGAGAATATACACATGGGATCCCCCATCCTGTTTgccctatctatctatcccttGCCTCCCTCCCTGGAACAAAACCCACCTGGTCCTGATTAATCAGGTGGGGCAAGAGACCCCCCAATCTTTTAGCGATCATTTTGGCATAAATTTTAACATCGATATATTAATGAGTGAGATAGGGCGATAACGGATACAGAGCGAGGGATCCTTCTCTGGCTTCGGGATAACCGTTATATGGGCTGCTGGAGCTTGTGGAGGGAAGTATCCCCCCGATGCCACAAAATTACATGCGGCCAGGAATGGAGCGCCCAGCAGATCCAAAAACTGTTTGTAAAATCCCGCTGTATAACCATCGGGACCAGGACTCTTGCCCGGCTTCAGGTCCCCAATTACAGAGGTAACCTCCTCCAAAGAAAAGTCCTCCTCCAGACTCGCCAGGCGCTCCTCCGAAACAGCGGGCAACTTGTTTAATTGTATATAAGTTTTGATTTTATCATGGAATGAGTGGGCTGGGAGATCCTTGAAGTGATTCTTTATGTTATATAGGGAATTATAGTAGTCGTAAAAGCTGGATAATATATCCAGTGTACTCTGGGCAAGTTTGCCCTTGGCATTTCTTATGGAGGGTATAAATGTTTGTGGGCCCCGTGGATGCAGAGCCGTTGCCAGAAATTTGCCACTTTTGTTACTTAGGGAGAGAATGAAGAGCCGTTTCTATCGCCTAAGGCAACGGGATTTCTGATCTAGTATTGTGAGTAACTTTTGTCTAGCTGTGGATAGATTGGACAGGGTGAGCGGGGAGAGGTCTTGTTTATGCTGTGTCTCGAGTTTAGAAATCTGGGAGGAGAGGTCAGCTATTTCTGCAATGCGCATCTTCTTAAGGCGGGCACCCTGTGAGACAAGGACGCCCCTCAGTACACTCTTCAGGGCCTCCCATTTTATTGAAGGAGATGTGGGGTCCACAGCATGGTCCACCACAAAACCTTCGATAGATCGTTTAATCTCTGAAATACATATCGGGTCTTGTAATAAACTCTCGTTTAGTCGCCAAGAAAACTTAGATTTCACAGAAGGGTCTAGTTGCATTGAAAAATAAATGGGAGCGTGGTCGGACCACAACACCGACCCCACCTCCGCCCCCACCTCAAGGTCCAGTAAGGGATGGGACACAAAAAAATAGTCGATCCTACTATAAGTGGAATGTACCCGTGAGTAAAAGCTATAATCCCTCACATCTGGATGGAGGGCCCTCCACACATCAACCAGACGGAGATCACTCATCTGCTTTCTTACTTTTTtaatagaggacagagaataagaGAACTTACCCGTTGACACGTCAACTAGAGGATTCATTGGAAGGTTAAAGTCACCAAGAATAATCGGCGAGCCACCTGCAAACTTCTCCAGAAGCTTTTTGCATGAATAACCAAATTTCTGCTGATCCTGGTTAGGAAAATAAACATTCGCCAAAATTAGTTCACGAGATCTCCAAGCCAACTTCAAGAAAATAAATCTCCCCTCCATATCAATCACCGAGTCAAGGATCTCTGGGAGAAAGGACTTATGAAAACCCACTGATACTCCCTTGGATTTGGAGTGAGGGTTTGTGCTATGGTACCACTTCGGGTAGTAAAAAGATGTACAATCAGGTGTCACTCCAGTCTTAAAGTGAGtctcctgaaataaaaaaaaaattgagacacGTTGCTTATGGTTGGAGTACAGgatctgttttcttttttctggGATGTTTAACCCTTTAGCATTAAAGGAACAAAATTTAACTCCAGCCATAATCAAGAGGTTGTTTGAGTGGTGGGTTATATGAGAACGGACACCGGATTCCTCAGATTATCATATGCAGTTCCATGGTtgcgaataccgtatatactcgagtataagccgacccgagtataagccgacccccctaattttgccacaaaaaactaggaaaacttattgactcgagtataagcctagggtggaaatgcagcatttaccggtgaatttcaaaaataaaaatagatcattatttccccatagctgtgccatatagtgctctgcaccgttcattattgcccatagctgtgccatatagtgctctgcaccgttcatttttgccccatagctgtgccatatagtgctctgccccgttcatatttccccaaagctgtgccccatatagtgctctgcaccgttcatatttccccatagctgtgccccatatagtgctctgcaccgttcatatttccccatagctgtgccatatagtgctctgcaccgttcatatttccccatagctgtgccatatagtgctctgcaccgttcatatttccccatagctgtgccatatagtgctctgcaccgttcatatttccccatagctgtgccatatagtgctctgcaccgttcatatttccccatagctgtgccatatagtgctctgcaccattcatatttccccatagctctgccatatagtgctctgcaccgttcatatttccccatagctgtgccatatagtgctctgcaccgttcatatttccccatagctgtgccatatagtgctctgcaccgttcatatttccccatagctgtgccatatagtgctctgcaccgttcatatttccccatagctgtgccccatatagtgctctgcactgttcattattgccccatagctgtgccatatagtgccctgcaccgttcatatctccccatagctgtgccatatagtgctctgcaccgttcatatttccccatagctgtgccatatagtgctctgcacccagggccggcgtcagcacccggcacagcgggcaaatgccggggccctggggagagaggggggcccacttagctgtcatagatacagctgggagagcagagcaggagataacatgctctctccccccaacaaagtcactgctggctgcgttctcttaacccctatgtgccagctctgacacaagcatcttctcactcagtcagtgcagccaggcaggcacacataggggttaacagaaggcagatagtgtgacattgtgggcggagagagcacgttttcTGCtctccccctgggtggctgcagacagtgctgaagtttatcaggcagattccggagctccgtcctactagtgcctgagtgcaaaggtatcttgcagttgtggctcagtctgctgctgtctgtctccgctgcctaaaaatgtgggtgatgtctggaggagcagctggtggggtgcagcctgtagccgcccagctcacccagaatacatgcatgctgcaccaaacctgcaccagtggggtaggaagaagcttaaccccttcccatctgtatgaaggctattgctgaaccttaaagataacaatcctacccgcataaatggggttaaccagatgccaggaggaaggggagctgctgccatggataacactaagctgtgggctgtacgttggggccccgtggccccaggctggtgactggagggactctgcccagtgctggcatgtgggtgatttctgcgtctcagcttctctcctccacatcacactgtgcagtcacagcaacattggttgtctctgtccaggtcccagcagctgccactgctcccaccaaggacatggcatcacttaacccttcccctgcagccaccggcaacaaatccacattattctttgattaaatcaggttccaacccaatagaggagcagacatttcctgctgccattagggtccgggagggggtgacattggctgccctgctactctgtagtggggggtgacaagtgtaacatggggtaacgatgacggagaaatgcataggataatagtgagcgcgacaggggGCAGtgcatggtatggagcagtcagggggtgggctgcaggatccccccatactgtacatgactgcttgggacagggaggcgtttaatgagcttctaatgacagggcactaattgggtcattaaggtttgtggaaaggattcagcatcaggtccctcattaatgcccgagccgcctgttactttgtagcacagatctgttggggccgcaaaaccaaacaacgttgtttatgtagaaaagtctttgtttcatagaaaaactcaaaacagaaaagcacctctcctgtatatatacactgcacagcacctttcctcctgtatatatacactgcacagcacctctcctgtatatatacactgcacagcacctttcctcctgtatatatacactgcacaacacctttcctcctgtatatatacactgcagaatctacaatagctgtcactcatgtaagaagtgaaatctggcattgtactatacatttctctgccgtatctgtgcatcataaattagggtatgtgttaaaggggggggcccactgagactctttcgcccggggccctcgaaaacctggagccggccctgtctgcaccgttcatatttccccatagctgtgccccatatagtgctctgcactgttcattattgccccatagctgtgccatatagtgctctgcagcattcatatttccccatagctgtgccatatagtgctctgcaccgttcatatctccccatagctgccatatagtgctctgcgccgttcatatctccccatagatactccattgaaagctgtgccattgctgctgctgcaataaaaaaaaacaacacatactcacctctcttgcttgcagctcccggcgtccggtcccggcgtctctccgctctgactgttcaggcagagggtggcgcgcacactatatgcgtcatcgcgccctctgacctgaatagtcagagcgcagagacgccgggaagatggagcagcgcccggcggctggaacggggacaggtgaatattacatacttacctggtcccggcgtccggctccttcccccggacagctgtcttaggtgccgcagcttcttcctctatcagcggtcaccgttaccgctgattacagaaatgaataggcggctccacccctatgggaggtggagccgcatagtcatttctctaatgagcggtcccacgtgaccgctgaagaggggaagaactgcagcaccgaagaccgtgggacaggtggggagcgtcaggatcgctggaagcaggtaagtatgcctcagtcctcacccaccgaccctgccacccaccttgactcgagtataagccgagaggggcactttcagcccaaaaatttgggctgaaaatctcggcttatacttgagtatatacggtaggtagaGGAATTGGGGAAGGGACAGTAAAGAAACGGGAAAAGAACAGGAAACAAACAGAttgagaagaaaaaaaaggaaaatttagtGCATAGTGAATATACATCTATAAGAGGAAATCGTGATGTGATGGTGTATCGAGAGTCCATCAGACACATCATTTGGGGTGAGAAACAGCCGAAGGTGAggtccagcccccccccccccgccacccCCGCAGCCTAAGCAAAGTAATGACCATCAAAAAAAACATTAATTAAGGTCTATCAAAGTTATCCAACATCTGATCCCACTACAATTAACTTTAAGCTCTAGCTAAAAATGCAAACTGTAGCGGGGACAATTAGACCTTCTATTCCTTAACAAAACACAAGTCATGAAGTCCACTTGATAGAAAAATGCCCATATTATTGAACGCGGGCAAACCCGACGTATACCGGGTCAAGGGTTAGGGAAACCCATCAGGAGGTATATATGCAGGATATTATACTCTGAGAACAGGAGGGAGAGGAAGAGAATCCCTTAAGGTCTGGCAAGAAGCGGAACCATTTTTCTTGTGTTGTTTGGCATGTTGAGCTTTCAACCATCTCAGTGGGATGTCTGGGAACTGGGGAGATCTCAGCCAATCAGGAAGATCAGTTAGTGGTAATTCGAAGGTTCCCAGGAAAGTGGCCAAGTCACCCAAATTGCGAAAAATTGCTGTTTTCCCTCCCTTGAAGGCTATTAGCTAGAATGGAAATCCCCACTTGTAAAGAATGTCTTTTTCCTTAAGAAGAGATAAAAGTGGTTTCAGGGCTCTTCTTAGCTGCAAGGTCCGTCTAGATAGGTCCGAGAGTATTAGAATCTGGGCTCCACAAAAGGTGATGGTACCTTTTTGTCTGGCTGCTATCATAATAGATTCTTTAACTTTATAATAATGTATTCTGCAGATGACGTCTCTAGGCTTTAATTCTGATGACAGTTTAGGTCCGAGGGATCTGTGGATCCGGTCGAATTCTATGGAGCCTTCCTTCTTGTCATTTAAAATTTCAAGGAACAGTTTTTGTACTGTAGCATCCAGCACAGACGGGCTCACAGATTCAGGGA is a window encoding:
- the LOC138666734 gene encoding uncharacterized protein — translated: MRLEDRNRRNNIRIRGLPESVSPSVLDATVQKLFLEILNDKKEGSIEFDRIHRSLGPKLSSELKPRDVICRIHYYKVKESIMIAARQKEILDSVIDMEGRFIFLKLAWRSRELILANVYFPNQDQQKFGYSCKKLLEKFAGGSPIILGDFNLPMNPLVDVSTDYSYGPTRLLFLQTQDNDYKICMVRDIPCIWDAADVSYKDKYFRDHCWTKIVRDLYPEWDSLSIANQLEIEKNVKQRWRSVRDRYNKFINTCDRSGSSPSRITFPFYDELQFLLTSRTLRRTEGNLSNPPPVDDHSEDGAGTDGAGTSSGAGGTISPSLTTASAEAACPAAAAGTSTAAAVGSSGSSEAVVTEKRAPYPVAGESIKKKKKNDKTEKMASDTLDLLKQSSSEDQCDFFALTIARKARSLPPDRQSLFMSLCQTSLTALEDPAPIESYENVLTGVFGLFRPRPKPSEPHYRASSYTQPAQNFSGGGNTSLGPSASQSFMTDTSSSYGCSQEYTYLH